In a genomic window of Leucoraja erinacea ecotype New England chromosome 8, Leri_hhj_1, whole genome shotgun sequence:
- the thbd gene encoding thrombomodulin has translation MIVVWVALCALASTALSESQDEEEPTPAVCVDGFCYALRRERRKFNMARSACKKDGGDAVTVRTTVAADAVSALLQAAGAQPNSRYWLGLQLHHKTCPDNSSLLRGYRWVDGDSDTTHYTNWAPATGSTCGPHCVVVSSDELWLERPCNEKTDGVLCEYRYNGSCPSLANRTAVYHLPFGSQGSDFSALPPGTVALVSAGEEPLRCNESRDWLPVGTAPWQCRVGNGGCQHVCHDGPPPACSCHPGYRLDGDQRSCSEISPCDGVRCDHRCEVRNGSPVCFCDAGYQLDSDHKGCLDVDECVRNPCQQTCNNSMGSYTCSCSSGYRLVEDGKCMDINECMEYNPCQFDSCGNTQGSFTCSCKSGFQTDPADHTKCVFYCKSKECPAICLGISCHCPPDYILNDDTGTCHYFGDNDAPAHPCIPTSSGAKCQCEDGYQPSEDGATCEMEESSGSPPSDGPIATDEPKGLARAGLSLAVVLGSLFAIAVLTLIFAGVGHHLLKKRGNWQTSTKYKATSQEQDVNLSQVTTGDDQKLRYTNDICNAGT, from the coding sequence atgatTGTGGTTTGGGTCGCCCTTTGCGCTTTGGCGTCCACGGCGCTTTCTGAATCGCAGGACGAGGAAGAGCCGACGCCGGCCGTCTGTGTGGACGGTTTCTGCTACGCTTTGCGGAGGGAGCGCAGGAAGTTTAACATGGCCCGGAGCGCCTGCAAGAAGGACGGGGGAGACGCGGTGACCGTGCGGACCACGGTGGCGGCCGATGCCGTCTCGGCGCTGCTGCAGGCGGCCGGCGCTCAGCCCAACTCCCGCTACTGGCTGGGGCTGCAACTCCACCACAAGACGTGCCCCGACAACAGCAGCCTCTTGCGGGGCTACCGCTGGGTGGACGGGGACAGCGACACGACCCACTACACCAACTGGGCTCCGGCGACGGGCTCCACCTGCGGACCCCACTGCGTGGTGGTCTCCAGCGACGAGCTGTGGCTGGAACGGCCGTGCAACGAGAAGACGGACGGGGTGCTGTGCGAATACCGCTACAACGGCAGCTGCCCCAGCCTGGCCAACCGCACCGCCGTCTACCACCTGCCCTTCGGCTCGCAGGGCTCGGACTTCTCCGCGCTGCCCCCTGGCACCGTGGCCCTGGTCAGCGCGGGCGAGGAGCCGCTGAGATGCAACGAAAGTCGGGACTGGCTGCCCGTGGGCACGGCTCCTTGGCAATGCCGGGTGGGGAACGGAGGTTGCCAGCACGTTTGCCACGACGGGCCGCCGCCGGCTTGCAGCTGCCACCCGGGGTACCGGTTGGACGGGGACCAGCGGAGCTGCAGCGAGATAAGCCCATGCGATGGGGTGAGGTGCGATCATCGCTGCGAGGTGCGGAACGGCTCGCCGGTCTGCTTCTGCGATGCCGGCTACCAGCTGGACTCCGACCACAAGGGCTGTTTGGACGTGGACGAGTGTGTGCGGAATCCCTGCCAACAGACGTGCAATAACTCAATGGGGAGCTACACATGCAGCTGCTCCAGCGGCTACCGGCTGGTCGAGGACGGCAAATGCATGGACATCAACGAGTGCATGGAATACAATCCGTGCCAGTTCGACTCTTGCGGCAACACGCAGGGAAGTTTCACTTGCTCCTGCAAGAGCGGCTTCCAGACGGATCCTGCGGACCACACCAAGTGCGTCTTCTATTGCAAATCCAAGGAGTGCCCGGCCATATGCCTCGGTATCAGCTGTCACTGCCCGCCCGATTACATTCTCAACGACGACACGGGGACCTGCCACTACTTTGGGGACAACGACGCTCCAGCCCACCCCTGCATCCCCACCTCCAGCGGCGCCAAGTGCCAATGCGAGGACGGCTACCAACCGTCTGAAGACGGGGCCACATGCGAGATGGAAGAAAGCTCCGGCTCTCCCCCGTCTGACGGCCCCATTGCCACCGACGAACCAAAGGGCCTGGCCAGAGCCGGCTTGTCCTTGGCGGTTGTCCTCGGCAGCCTGTTCGCCATCGCCGTGCTGACTTTGATCTTCGCCGGGGTGGGACACCACCTGCTCAAGAAAAGGGGCAATTGGCAGACGTCCACCAAGTACAAGGCGACCAGCCAGGAGCAAGACGTGAATCTCAGCCAGGTCACCACTGGCGATGATCAGAAACTGCGGTACACCAACGACATTTGCAACGCGGGGACCTGA